A genome region from Trueperaceae bacterium includes the following:
- the mutM gene encoding bifunctional DNA-formamidopyrimidine glycosylase/DNA-(apurinic or apyrimidinic site) lyase, translated as MRRELEPWLIGREVAAAELLAPPGPKYAGLERASGQRVLAVGRRGKFLIAPLSGNDELVMHLGMTGSLGPEEPADHVRVRLHLLGDGPPTIYFRDPRRFGRFLVVPAGDYAALPTLRDLGPEPFDPSLTAEGFAANLRRSATAVKAYLLSQRPVAGVGNIYADEALWRARINPLTPADAVSLDQAADLLAALRAVLAESIAANGTTLRDYRRVGGEAGSFYERLAVYGKAGEPCPRCGAVMVRSVVGGRGTVHCPVCQPAPRRARRRGARAA; from the coding sequence GTGCGGCGTGAGCTCGAGCCCTGGCTCATCGGGCGCGAGGTCGCGGCGGCCGAGCTGCTGGCGCCGCCGGGGCCGAAGTACGCCGGGCTCGAGCGGGCGTCCGGTCAGCGCGTGCTGGCGGTGGGGCGAAGGGGCAAGTTCCTCATCGCGCCGCTCTCGGGGAACGACGAGCTGGTGATGCACCTGGGCATGACGGGCTCACTGGGGCCCGAGGAGCCGGCCGACCACGTGCGCGTGCGGCTGCACCTGCTGGGCGACGGCCCGCCGACGATCTACTTCAGGGACCCGCGCCGCTTCGGCCGCTTCCTAGTCGTGCCCGCCGGCGACTACGCCGCCCTGCCCACGCTGCGCGACCTCGGCCCCGAGCCCTTCGACCCGTCCCTGACGGCCGAGGGCTTCGCCGCGAACCTGCGGCGCTCCGCCACGGCCGTGAAGGCCTACCTGCTGAGCCAGCGGCCCGTGGCCGGCGTGGGGAACATCTACGCCGACGAGGCGTTGTGGCGCGCCCGGATCAACCCGCTCACGCCGGCGGACGCGGTGAGCCTCGACCAGGCGGCGGACCTGCTCGCCGCGCTGCGCGCCGTGCTGGCGGAGAGCATCGCCGCGAACGGCACGACCCTGCGCGACTACCGCCGCGTGGGCGGCGAGGCCGGGTCGTTCTACGAGCGGCTCGCGGTGTACGGCAAGGCCGGCGAGCCCTGCCCGCGCTGCGGCGCCGTGATGGTCAGGAGCGTCGTCGGCGGACGCGGGACCGTCCACTGCCCCGTCTGCCAGCCGGCCCCGCGGAGGGCCCGCCGCCGCGGCGCGCGCGCCGCCTGA